Below is a window of Oreochromis aureus strain Israel breed Guangdong linkage group 4, ZZ_aureus, whole genome shotgun sequence DNA.
TCTCGCCGATACTAAAGATGGCGACGGGACCCGCGTAAATTGGAGATCTCTTGGAGGtagtaaaatttatttttccTCACCTCCCGGTGTTTGCAAACTACACATTATAGCACTGCATAGGAGCTGGAGACAGGAGCGGAGTTAAACGCGTGCCCGCGGGTCTCTTTTGTCCACTTGAGCTGACCGCGGCCCAGCTTGTGGGGAAAGCCTCGGGCTTTCCTTAGCGGTGTTTGCCGGCTAGCTGAAGGCACACTCGGCATGACTGATTGGGAGCCTTTAAATGTTGGGAAGCGACAGTGTCAAAGTGGATAGAGAGgggggtgtgtttgtgtatctTTACGAAAGTAGGCGGGAATTTTTTTTAGCTGTAATTTTCTGTAACTCTTTATATGAGTGAGGCCAtattataaatgcagacacaaataGTATTTTTTCCTGAAGTAACTGCTACTCATTGAGCACTTTTAGGTACATCCAAGCTGCTTGGAGGGCTGAGTGTAGAATTAACCGGGAATAGTTAAAGCAAGACATAATCTGTTTGCAAGGAAATTATACCTGACTATTATTTTCACTTGTAACATTTACTGCAACTGCTCTGACTCGCTTTTcccctggtgttgatatgtTATTTAATGTCTGGACTAGTGTTTGATTTTTGCTCTTGGTGTTTTTACTTAACAGGTCTGTGTGTTGCCTTGGTGTTGTCTGACATCTCATATCAAGTGTGGTTAAAGGGGAGACCATGGCTTTTGAGGAGATCAAGGGTAGAGAAGCCATTGGTAATGAAGTGTGACTTATTTTACTTTTGCACACCCAGAAACACAAACGAACTGTAACAAAACTGCATTTTAGTCTAATTGCTGCTCTTCTGAACGAGATGCACATGTGATCAGAATAATtaggggggtttttttcttgtgGAAGCGAGAAATATGACGTGGATTTTGTGCATTTTAGATGTGGGAATGGAGGGAGACAGGGGGCTCGTGGCTGGTCGCAGCcagagggagaagaggaggTCGTACAAAGATCTGTTGAGGGAAGAGGAAGAGATTGCTGCTGAAGTACGGAAGTCTTCCAAGAAAAGGCCAAAGGTAAGTTATTTATCATCAGTAGCTCACCGTCAGTGTTCATGATGGAAGCTATTTATTAtggttttgatattttttaaatcaggaTTCAGAACTTTTCATGCTGGGAGGAGAATcgcacaaaaagaagaaaaagcataGCGATGACTACTATTACAGAGGTGAGTGGTTGTGTTTAAATTTAACACTGGGAAGATATATTGTCATGTTGTGTTCTTGtaattgtgtttgtatttttcttccttttttctctcagtaGACCATGATGGTTCAGGCCCTCCTCCCCACAAGAAGAAGCACAAGTCCGCGGACCGCTCCCCGCCCATTTCTTCTCCCTCATCATCCCATCCCACAGATACGGCGATGGGCCTCCTGCAGGCTATCACCTCTCCCCTGGCCACAGGTTCAGACCCCAGCCCCCACTTGCATAAGAAGCCCTCCTACCCGTCCTTCTCTTCGCACTCTTCCAAGGACCGCAAACGTGAGAGCAGCGGCGGCGGAAGCACGGGGAGCCattcttctttctctcactcCCGTCCCACCTCTTCGTCATCATCTTCCTCCAAGAAGCACTCCTccagctcctcttcctccaaatCCTCTCTGTTCCACGGCGGCGCCCCCAAAGAAGAGCCCTTGACATTACGTGAGGCGGATGGGCTGAAGATGAAGCTCATCATGTCGccagagaaagaggagggagagagctTCCCATTCACGCCGCACTCCTCCAAAGGAGGGGGAAAGAAGGAGAAGGATCGGGAGGGGGCACTACCTTCAAAGTCGCCCAAGAAGAAGCTGCAGCAGAATAGAGATCCGCTGCCTGTGGTGGGGAAAGAGGTGGAAGTGGAAGGTAGGATGAATCTGTACATTCGACCAAAAAATGTTCAAATTTGGACTAATCACTTACCAAAAAAAGTCTgacttaagacttttgcacagttctgTATACACAGCACACTATCCACTtcctcagtttttattttttcttaaattaatATTTGTTATTCTACTCTGGTATGAAGGACATTATGGAGGTGGCATGGGAGATGAAAGCTCTTCTTCTGGGGCAGAACTGGAGGCAGGTGAACTGGTTATAGACGATTCATATACGCACTtgtcaaaaaagaagaagaagagcaagaaaagcaaaaagaaaaaggacaaagaaaaagacagagacaaGGATAAAAGTGGGAAGGACAAGAAGCACAGCAAAGGATTTAGCGGTGAGTTCactcagaaacatttttttggaAAGACTTTGTCCTGCATTTTTGGTATTGGAATCAAACTGTGGAAACAGAGGCGTCTCTATTGTTTATACATGATCATAAAAACAGAGTTTACACTTTTTGGGCCGTCTTTACTAGTTAGCCAGCAAGCCAGACTCATGTCTAGCTGCCAGCAGTTATTGTGGTTTTATGCCAACATTTAATAATTGGTTTCCTTATGGCTGACAAGAGGAAACCTGCTGCATCAGGGTTTCACTTGGAAAATTTAGCTTTAGTCAGCTTCACCTCTGCTCATGGTTTTTGTTAGTTGTTCAAAGTGTCAGTATAACTGTAACCATAACTGTTAACAACATAACAAGTGCTGATTTACTATACTAATACACTTTTCTAATGTTAGAAACATTAGGAAATACACTAACATTGATACAGTGATACTTAAATTCCTTGTTTTACAGAGTAGTTATACCAAAGTCATGCGCTTTGGTATAACTACCCTGAGTCAAGGTATTAATGTGGTGCAATCAGTCTTTCAAAAAACGCAGCTAAATGCAATAcactaagttaaaaaaaaaaataaaacatcaggGCAACTCCAGAAAACTCAGCATTCTCTAAAAATAGTTTAGGCTTAAGCGAAGTGGCCAACAGGACTGGCTAAATATGACACTTTTTCCACCTCAAGTCAGGTAACAGTGTATGTCTGTATAAGTCTGTAGTTACTTGAGATACAGTTAGCTTCAGTTTATGCTCTATTTAAAATAGTAGTATAGTAACATACTGTCAAATGTCAAAATCAAATCCGCTGTCATTGTGTTGGtaaaaagacaggaaaaaaacaaacagctgcagggcGATAATGAGTTAATTTGGAAAGTATTTCAGTGCTCGACAGCGTGAGGAGGGCAAGTGGAGTCTGAGCTGTTCCTCTCTGGGTGACAGACACATTTCTAGGGCTAGCAAACTAAATGTGTCAGGTACAAAACCTCTGTCTGTCTGATATCCTCTGTTTTCAGtaagcatttttaaaatcagCTTCCTATGTTCAGGTTCAGTGTTCACCTCAGGTCAGTGAGGCATAGGTTAGTGATTGCAAAATCACTAAAAATGCAACTgaagtcattaaaaatcatgAAAGCAGAGTTCAGCATGAAACAAGGATCAGCAGTAACCACACAATGCAACTGTAATAGAATATACAATGATAAAGATAAAACAAACTACGCTGTGCATagtgttcaaaataaagataaacATAAAACTGAGATAAAAATGTgatcaacaaaaaaagaataaacaacTGTGGAAAGAGTATATTGTTGTCATGTCAAGTACATTAAGATAAAAACTAGTGCGTGAAGTTAGCAAACAACATTATGACAAACAGTCTGAGCAGACTGATGAATGGGACCTGACCGGTTTGAATGTCACGTGATGTGATTTGTCTTCTGATTAATGCTGTCAACACAGTGACTTTTGATGACAAAGGGAAATGGCATTTGAAGGTTTCTGCCAGGAAACTCTGCTTTCGAGGACACTGTCGAGTGTGGGATTTAGCTATGTTTGAAGCATGAGCATTTCATTATCCTTTAGTTCTCACCGAGAGCTTTCGCAAATGATATCAAGGAAGGAGGTGGCATTTAGAGGCTGAAGTCTTTAAAAGCTCTTTGTATTATAAACACAGCTGTAACGTTGGCAGAGGAAAAGCCAGTGATTCTTTTCCTATTCACTGCTGCTATATTTTACAGCACGCTTAAGCTGAAATGAATTGATGTGACTGCTGAAGCTTTATAGCTTAAAATGATGTAGGTTAAACAGCAGCCACCACCTCTTTTTCTAGTAGTGATACTGGCCTGCAGGCATGTTTAAAGGGTGGGGTTAGTCATGAGGTCCCTCTCTGAGTTAGTCACTTTGAAGCACTTTGAACTAAATGTGAGCTAAAAACCACTGGGAGGAGGGTGCTATAGGCTCCAGATTCTCAATAACAATATTTCTGATGATACTGATGATACAGAAAAATGTTACTTGCATTCAGCAGCATTTATAAGTGTAAGTAAATAAAGGTTATTTGCCATCCTTCTTTTCCAGTTAGCTACTGTCATTAGTGGCAGTCAGCAGCTGCACAATATTgttagtgatttaaaaaaaaaattccacctGGGATGTTGGATCTTGggttgagctttttttttttttatccagctGCTTAAAGCCCAGCGTTCCCACCGTCTAACCTAATCAGTAATTTCCTCTTCCTGTCATATGGAGTGAATTTGTTTGCTTTTAGACTGCACAACACCAACTGCTAGTATCTCCTCCTTCATAGTCTGGTTGCACTTGATCGCGTGTTTGTGGTTTCCACTTTTAGCAGGAAcagttttcttgcatattttgCAAAGCATTGTGCTTTGTTTGAGGCTGTTTCTGGTACTAAACCGTCATCAGAGAAGAACACAGGATTGTGTCATTGTTTCCTTAGAGGAGAATTAATGCAGTTATTGGGCAGTTGAATTGATGAGTATTAATACTGACTCTATCCATAATAATGTTTCACAAAAGGGCCCATTTCTTTTCTAAAGCCAGTGTAGTTAACTCTACATCTGCCCATTTATCTTTGTATGACTGTCACCAGACTCATCAAAGAGCCACAGTCACTCCCATCCCACGGTCACTCACAGTGCCGTGGGCCCTATGTATGCCATGGGCACGCCGATCCCTCCACACCACCACCAAGGCAGCGACGGTAcgacagagaagaagaagaaggaggacaAAGATCGAGACAAGCACGAGAAGGATAAAGATAAGGTGAAATAGTATTTAGTTACATTTCTCGTTCTTTGTAAGTAAATGTTAATGATGTGCtcaattgttgttgttttttttttctgtcatcaagcccaaaaagaaaaacacaacagcgtATCAGGTGTTCTGTAAGGAGTACAGGGTCAACATAAATGCAGAACAGCCGGGACTAGGtgagaaaaactttgaaacacAGTATAATTTGTGATGAAGTACTTTAAATCTAACAGTAAGAAACCCATATAAACTGtatgtgtttgcatatttaatCTGAAGTGTTTGGCGAACTGAGTAAAAAATTGGCAGAGGTTTGGAAGGCGATGCCCGAAAAGGACAAGCTGGtaagtttttgtcttttgctaTAATCCAGTGTGGCTTACATGCCTTTAAGTGCTGGTGGTATGCTTCATGTGTATGTTTTTCTGTAGGTTTGGAGGCAGAAAGCTCAGTatttgcagcacaaacaaaacaaagctgaaGCCACGACGGTCAAACACAAGACGTCCAGCGAGACCAAAAGCAAAGGTATATTTGACTGTGAGCGCGGTGGTTTGCGTCCACTCACTGTTGGATCTTTGCTTGCTGTCTGTAAGTGCCGTTTTCTCTGTAAAGTTGCAGGGACATCGACAGGAGTGGTGTCTCCAACCAGAGCGCCTGGCACCATGTCCCTGTCCCCGGCTCGAGTCCCAGATGTCGATCCCATCGATGCAGCGGCTCACCTGCAGCTGCTGGGAGAGTCTCTGTCCCTGATTGGACATAGGCTACAGGAAACAGAGGTGAGTTTTAAATGCGCACACCTATAAAAGCTTTTATCTAGAAATGAAAGcataaatgcaaatttttaaATTGAATTCGTTGATGTGCAATGAAACCAGTAAGGCATGTTTTCTCGCACTAGGGGATGGTGGCTGTATCCGGgagtttgtctgttcttctggaCTCTATCTTGTGTGCGCTTGGCCCGCTGACCTGTCTCACAGCACAGATACCACAGTTAAATGGATGTCCTCGAAACGTCCTGGTATTGTACCATCAGCTTCATTGAATTCTTCACAGTTCTGTTTTTGATAACCGTTCACTGTATAATATGTGGTTTTTATCGCAGCCTGCTAACAAAGCTCTGTCTCCTTCTGTCAGTCAAATACGTTGGACAACATCGCCTACATCATGCCTGGACTTTGAGGAGAAGATGACTAGGAATCTGGAGGAAACACTTGACCAGGGAGATCCTTCGGACTTTAATTTAAGCCTCGGCTTTGCATTTGAAGAATGTGGATATTTCTAGCATCTAcgtgtttttaaagtgtatttttttaagaacTTGTTTCTCTTAGTTTTCTAATTGCTGTATTTTTAAATGGAACATTTTACTGAACATGTTAATCTTAAAAGGCACGTCAGCTTGgttttactgttactgtacaaCTGTCTGTTTTATGGATGGATGTAGtggactgagtgtgtgtgtgtgtgtgtgtgtgtgcttagcTCTTCAGTGGGACGTTAATTGCGTGACAGTTCAATACATGTCTACATAttgaacttttttcttttttacagaacTGTACAGAAACCTTTAAGTTCCCTGCTCATCACTGACATAATGTAATATATTTCACATCTGCTTAGTTGTTCTTTTATTCTGTATAAATGAAtcattttatacatttaatattttactgtgtatatAACATGTGAAAACTTGATAGAATACACCTTTAGGTGTGACTTTGTTGTAGTGAAGAGCTGTTCCAACAATTCACCGCCGGCTTAAACTTGAACCATGTGGCAACATTAAAATGATCACTTCCCAGATTCAGCTGATATTTTTTGCCCATACTTCCATGTTTATGTCAAATGTTGACCCTACCATTCAATTTTCACAGTAGAAATTGAGACTCGTCAGACCAGGTAGCATCCACTATTCTCTGATTggtgaactgtagcctcagtctCTGACAAGACTGGCACCATGTGTGGTTTTCTGCTGCTggagcccatctgcttcaaggtttgatgcGTTGTTTAGTCAGATCTTGTGCATACTGTGGCTGTAATTATTTACATTACAGTTAAAGAagtcactggatattttcttttattcagacaACTCTGTATAAACCCTACAGATGTTTGTGTGGTAAAATCCCAGTATATCAGCAGTTTGAGACCAGGCCGTCTGGTACCAGCATCCAGACCATGTTCGAAGTCATTttaatcacctttcttctcccattctgatgctcagtttgaacttcaggagGTCATCTTGACCCTGTCTGTATTTCTAAATGCACCGAGTATCGGCtggttagatatttgcattaacagcaGATGGATTGGTGCAGCTATAAATGGCTTATCTGCCTTATCTTATGAGTAAGAAGTCTATGCTCAAAAACCAACTGATCATTTGATAAATAAACTCATCCAGTTAAACTGAGTAAATTATTCCCCCGGGGTTAACAATTGTAAAATTCGGTGCCAACATCTATCCCCTGATGTGCGGATGGTGCCATGAACACTTCCCACAACAGATGGAGCTGTGTTCACCTCTGGCGGAGTGAACTTCAGTGTCAGAGGCAGGGCTGAGTCAGCCCGCAGGAATTAGGAAGTGTGTGTTTACGCCTGATTCAACGCTACATACGACAGCGAGCAGGAGCAGAAATGTCAGCATCTGCTACACAGTCAGGTAGGTTTGATAAATTTTCTCGCATGTGGCTGAAACCATGAAATAAGAGAGGAAAGTTAGGGGCGCGGCTCATCCACGGTCGGTTTACAAGAAGCAGCAGCTGCAAAGGGCGCAGCCAGCTGAGGTGAAACGCTTCAAAGCTCAACGTAGCAGACGAGCTTACGACACGCACACCCGGCACACAGGGTGGGCCTTATCTCTGTAAACAACTCGCACGATAAAGAGCAGACAGCTTATACATGCCAGTCATTTTCGGCTATAAGTGAATTTAAAAACTCGGTCCCTTTAAAGTGAGCACACTTCAGTGTATGAAATAAGTGCATCgtgtcattaaaatgttttttctctctctcttgttgAGCAGAGCTGAGGCTGGTAGTGCTGGGCCGGAGTGGGGCAGGGAAGAAAACTGCAATATGCAAAATCCTCGGCCTGCAAGACTACCAGCAGGACACAGATGATGATGCTGTCCAGGAGTGCAGCAAGCACAGAGGGGAAGTCGCGGGCAGACAGGTAACAATAACTGAACAATATGGACTGTGGTCCTTTATAAGTTCACCTGCTTATTTCTGAAGTCTGCATGTCGCTTTTGTGCTTTTGAAAAATTATAGCCAGATGTTTACAAAGTATAATACCTTAAAATATGAGtataaatgttaataaaaaacaacaactttattatCTATTTATGTGTTAATTTCTCAAACAGTTAACATTAATATCGGAGTACCTCAGGGTTCAATTTTGGGTCCTCTGTTGtttttacttatgtattttttgtttcgttaactttatttataaaggtaGTCCCATTGAGTCTCAATGTCTCATTACAAGAGAGGCCTGTGTCAGACAAAATTATTACAATTTAGTTTTAATATGCTTTAGTTTAAAGTTTAGTCTATACAGTAATAATTTACCTACATTTAGCCCACCTAACCTGCCAGATGTATGTTCATAATATGATTATACATcaatcaggcataacattattaccacctgcctaatattgtgttggtccCCCTTTTGCTGCCAAAATGAGCCCTAACCCATCGAACCACAGACTCCACTAGACCCCTGAAGGCGTGCTGAGGTATCTAGCATCAAAATGTGAAGGGGGGGGGGTGGGCCCTCTATTGATTGTacttgtttgtccagcacatcTCACGGATGCtcgattggattgagatctggggaTTTTGAaggccaagtcaacacctcaaactcaTTGTGCTCCTGAAACCATTCCAGAACCATTTTTGGTTGGTGGCAGGGTCCATTATCCGGCTGAAAGGGTGTTCATGTTCTGTAACAATGCTTAAGTAAGTATGTCAAAGTAACCACATGGTTAGCAGGATCCAAGGTTTGCGTGTAGAACATTAGCCAAAGCGTCACACGGCCTCTGCCAGCTCACCTTCTTCCCACAGTGCATCCTGGTCCTAGATGTTCCCAAGGTAAGGGATGCACACGGAGCCAACCATCCATGTGATGTACAAGAAAATGTGGTTTATCAGACCAGGCTACCTTTGCCCATTGCTCCATGGTCCAGTTCTGGTGCTCATGTGCTCATTGTTGAAGCTTTTGGTGGTGGGCAGGAGTCAGCATGGACACCCTGACTGGTCTGCAGCTATACAGCCCcatacacaacaaactgtaatgctgtgtgttctgacacctttctatcagaaccagcatTAACCTTTTCAGCAGTTTGAGCTGCAGTAGCTTATCTGTCTGGCTTGGACCACACAGGCCAGCCTTTGCTCCTCAGGTGCATCCATGAGCCTGTCACTGGTTCATCACTCTACCTTCCTTGCA
It encodes the following:
- the hmgxb4a gene encoding HMG domain-containing protein 4a isoform X1 — protein: MAFEEIKGREAIDVGMEGDRGLVAGRSQREKRRSYKDLLREEEEIAAEVRKSSKKRPKDSELFMLGGESHKKKKKHSDDYYYRVDHDGSGPPPHKKKHKSADRSPPISSPSSSHPTDTAMGLLQAITSPLATGSDPSPHLHKKPSYPSFSSHSSKDRKRESSGGGSTGSHSSFSHSRPTSSSSSSSKKHSSSSSSSKSSLFHGGAPKEEPLTLREADGLKMKLIMSPEKEEGESFPFTPHSSKGGGKKEKDREGALPSKSPKKKLQQNRDPLPVVGKEVEVEGHYGGGMGDESSSSGAELEAGELVIDDSYTHLSKKKKKSKKSKKKKDKEKDRDKDKSGKDKKHSKGFSDSSKSHSHSHPTVTHSAVGPMYAMGTPIPPHHHQGSDGTTEKKKKEDKDRDKHEKDKDKPKKKNTTAYQVFCKEYRVNINAEQPGLVFGELSKKLAEVWKAMPEKDKLVWRQKAQYLQHKQNKAEATTVKHKTSSETKSKVAGTSTGVVSPTRAPGTMSLSPARVPDVDPIDAAAHLQLLGESLSLIGHRLQETEGMVAVSGSLSVLLDSILCALGPLTCLTAQIPQLNGCPRNVLSNTLDNIAYIMPGL
- the hmgxb4a gene encoding HMG domain-containing protein 4a isoform X2, encoding MAFEEIKGREAIDVGMEGDRGLVAGRSQREKRRSYKDLLREEEEIAAEVRKSSKKRPKDSELFMLGGESHKKKKKHSDDYYYRDHDGSGPPPHKKKHKSADRSPPISSPSSSHPTDTAMGLLQAITSPLATGSDPSPHLHKKPSYPSFSSHSSKDRKRESSGGGSTGSHSSFSHSRPTSSSSSSSKKHSSSSSSSKSSLFHGGAPKEEPLTLREADGLKMKLIMSPEKEEGESFPFTPHSSKGGGKKEKDREGALPSKSPKKKLQQNRDPLPVVGKEVEVEGHYGGGMGDESSSSGAELEAGELVIDDSYTHLSKKKKKSKKSKKKKDKEKDRDKDKSGKDKKHSKGFSDSSKSHSHSHPTVTHSAVGPMYAMGTPIPPHHHQGSDGTTEKKKKEDKDRDKHEKDKDKPKKKNTTAYQVFCKEYRVNINAEQPGLVFGELSKKLAEVWKAMPEKDKLVWRQKAQYLQHKQNKAEATTVKHKTSSETKSKVAGTSTGVVSPTRAPGTMSLSPARVPDVDPIDAAAHLQLLGESLSLIGHRLQETEGMVAVSGSLSVLLDSILCALGPLTCLTAQIPQLNGCPRNVLSNTLDNIAYIMPGL